From the Limanda limanda chromosome 7, fLimLim1.1, whole genome shotgun sequence genome, the window AGGAGATTAAGTTATTTAGTGAGATCAGGATTGTGAACGTTACGGGACGCTGTGTCTGACTTGAACACACAAAGCTCCTCTGTGAGAAAGTGCTCAACAGTGTCAGGAGTCTCATAACGCACAGAGCGGGAGTGAGTCTCCAGTGACGGATTATGTTACCTTGGTTGAGTTAGAGGTATAGAAGGAAATAGTGGAAAAAACAAGGTATGCAGTCCTTGTTTTGAGCTCAGATTCCTCTGTCTTGGTTAACAGGGGATGTCTTTGAAATCTGTCCTCATAGAAACTAGGTAAACTACTTTTTTCATAAAACTAGTTTAGCTACCTGGCCTGTTGACAGAGAGAAGCCTCAGGGCCATGCTGTATTTCAGCagaaaaaagctttttcttcCACGACCGGCCCGGGTGGATTTCCTtagatgtttatttttcaataaatttcTGTGACTCATTCTCTGGAGAACTGTGAGTGAAACGTTTCATGTGATTCAATCTCCTTAACCcaactgtctctctctttagATGATCTTTCAGAAGAGTCGCTCCATGCCCAGTAGAGCCACCAGAGGAAGATATCAAAGCACCTCAGGCGGATGGGAACAGCAAATGAAAGGCGCCAACTGGCCCCCGGCTCCTAGTGAATTGAAAGCCAGTCGCAGTGACCCTGCCTTGGTTCCTCAATTTTCTGCCGCACCTTCCATGGTGATCAGTTTTTCTCATTCTCTAAACCCACAATGTGACTTTTTAGCACCTACAATTTTTATGCAGACAAAAAAACGCAATTATTCCGTGGTACCAGCTAATCATTGTGAATTGCTCTTTATTCAGAGAGCCAAGGGGCAGGCGCTCCAAAGCCAGCACTCCCTCTATACTTCAACCAATAGACACAGCACCTACTCCATGACCAACGGCAATGCTATGCCCAACAGCCAGACACGCATTGTCCAGCAACCATCGGCCCACTCCTACACTGAGGGCAGGATGGGAACCATGAAAACAACCAAGATGAATCTGCAGCAATCAGCGTGAGCTCACCCTCCTTGCATCTGGTTTTCAAATCTCTATCTGTggaacatacagtatatattgggGACCGTTCatcttattggcttcacactGTGAATGTGTATTGTTAAGTACGGAGCCCGGGAAGGgacatggagaaaaaaaaaagtattgccTTTGGGAGATCCTGAGAAAAGATTTTAATTTAGTGCTTCAGTGTACTTCCATGTTTTTCAATTCCTACTTGaaattaaaggagacatgttcTGCACATATTCAGGTTTATTCAGGTTAGGTTGGcttacatgctctaatgttcataAAAAgctaattaaataaaatgtaatttctgtttCTCCAGTGTGGACAGTGGGATAAACGTATCAGAGCTGACCCTGAAGCAGGCTGTAGAGTATCTGTCTCACCCTGATGAGAGTTTCAAGCAGTGTGGAGCCACCTTCATCCAACACACCACCTTCAAAGAGGAGCGTGCCAAAGAGGAGGTCTGAGCACAAATCTACTATAAAGACCTTTAGACACAGCAGTGTTGTTCAGTGTGAAGGTTGTCTTATAGCCGACTGCAGAGATACAAGCTGTGAGGTTAACCTGCGAGTTCTCTGTGAGGTTAACCTGCCTTGAGGGAAAGGGCGGAGAAAGCTTTGGCCACGCCTCATCCGTCCCCTCCTCGCTTCTGTGTTGCAGGTTTTAGAACTAGGGGGCATCCCTCCTCTCGTGATGCTTCTGGAGAACCCCAGCCCCGGGGTGGGCCAGGCTGCTGCTGGCGCCCTGAGGAACCTGGTGTTTAAGGACGAGAACAACAAGCTGGAGGTTCAACACTGTGGTGGCATAGGCAAGGCCCTGCAGCTACTAAAGAAGACCGATTCGACTGAGACTCAGAAACAAATCACAGGTAGGACCTCGAAGTCGCCCTAACCCCAAACTGACAGGAGGAAATCTCACACACGATGCCTTTTTAGAAAGTATATATATTCTTATTGTTTTAGTAGAACATATGtacatagaataaaataaaaggacaGACCAGGTCACCGGGGCCAATATACACATAATATACGTGCACACAATTGGTTTACAATATGTTAAGTTTGAATTTCTCATACAGAGAACACAGAAAAAGCATATTTTACTCTTAATTGTATGCCGAGATGTACCTGCTCCTTGCAAACGTATGAACTCACATTTTTGTAACATGAAATtgaaattataataatgaaGGGAAATAGGGTTTTAAAGGTAATATATGTGATAGTATTAATTTCCAGGTTTACATGACTGAGTGCAGATTTGAGCTGGAGTCATCCCACTTTATGATCGCGGGGAGAGCCAATAGATGCTCAGGGAGGGACTTGCATGCACAAACATGAACGTGCAGCCGGACCGGTTACAAAGACAAAGCTCaatttacaacacacacagtctcactctGTCAGGGCACCATTACTCAACCATTactgagaggcggtggactagtggaagaaacttggactatgggcagaaaaggtctctggttcgtctctggttggactccacggagaaacaacaaaaagacgaacctggattgatctgtccaaaaatccaagaggattctccctaccctgtctagtccccctgagcaaggcaccttactcccccaacatctgctccccgggtgccgtacatggctgcccactgctctgtgtgtcctgcaccagatgggttaaaagcagaggtaaaatttccctccttgcatgagtgtgcttgtgcatgtctgtgcatgtgtttgggacaaataaatgtatcttaatcgtatcttaatcttaacatCTTGATATAGCAAATGGCTGTCATTCCATTTTAACATTCTCAAACATTTACCCTTTAGAccattgaaaaatgtttattttccccTACAGGAAATCACCAAAAAGAGTTGTCCATAATTTATATAATACCTGCTTTACTTAGAAAATTTGAATAATAACGATAGCCTACAAACAAAATCTAGGCAATATCCAAGGAGTTTTGTGTAAATGTAAGTTTAGGTAAACCACACATGTAGAAGCTTGGAAAAACCAAAGCCTAATATTTGTATATGGTATTATATCCAAATGTATGTGCTAATAGAgctaaccattttttccaaaatgtaTCAATATAGAATTTAATCAAAATTGacacttaaagaaaaaaatcaagtgTGTTTTGACCaacttcatttgttttctaattTGTAGGCCTGCTATGGAACCTGTCGTCCACCAATGCACTGAAGACAGAACTCAGACAAACTGCACTGCCCGCCTTGACCGAGAATGTGGTGGTGCCGTTCACATGCTGGTCGGACAACAGCGCCAACAACAACATTCACCCCGATGTCTTCTGCAGCGCCACGGGATGCCTGCGGTGAGAACGTTTCAGAAGATTCCTTTATATGGatgattttcatgtttgtgcACAGTGCAAGTCACTGCTTGCTCTGCTCATCATGTGGTCGACGTGTGTCCATGCAGAGCTAAATGAATGTCTGAATGATGTGTTTAGGAACCTGAGCTGTAGTGAGCATAAGGTGGATAGACAAGAAATGAGAGAATGCAGTGGCCTCATCGACTCCCTCATGAGTTACATCCAGTCCTGTGTTGCGGAGGAGAACCCTGATGACAAGGTACAACCTCTCTCATAGACATCACCATAACCCATCCACCTCTAATTTGTAAATGGAAACAGTTGGTAGcaatatcattatttttattatcattgcCCCATGGCTGATTTGATCTCCTTTATTAAACTTCTTGACAAAAATAATCATGGAGTAATCAGAGTTCACTTTTGATGTGCATGGAAATAATTGTCTGTTGGCTTCTGaactcctccacccccctcccaccaccagTAAAACTGCTGATGTTGAGTAGAATTAGAAATATTCATCAATTTGTCATCATAAGTTGTTCAACTTATTTTCCAGAAATTAGAAACATTGATATTTGAGTTACTAAGTCTCTTAAAAGCGTACTAATTACAATCTTTTTTTAGATGtattgttttatatgttttatgtcAATGTAAACTGACTATTTAAGGATTTCCCACTACGGGTTGGCCAAAGCAGACAACTCTATGACCCGTGGGTTTGAGCAAATTGTGCGTTTTTCACTATTTTCAGATATTCCAGGAGTTGCAGTATTGATATTTGTACGTTTCTTTCAGATTCTTGAAGATAAAACATCATTAATCTAATAGATGCACTGCTGATCTTGTCATTAAGGATAATCTTTTTCTATACTAGGCAACAGCATTGTTTTCCTTCTGGCTcagagtgttgttgttttggtctATCTTGTTCACACTGAATTGTGCCTGGGCGTAGATGAGAGCAGCCATGTTTGTAGTCGTGCTGCCGTGAACTCGTAGTTCCTGTAAATATCTTTCAGTGCACGTACACACTAAACAGATCAAATACAGGTGAACACTCTCATGCTTTACATCCTCAGAGCTACAGTGTGTATATAATTAGTGGGTgcttgtactgtatgtgtgccTGCTCAAATTTaggggtgtgggtgtgtatttAATTCCATGTCTGTGCTTGCACAGTTTACACAGGCCTCTTTTAATGAAGGACCTGAGTGTAATTTTCAGTTCTATGAAAGACTTAGTGATAATatgctttgtttgtttaatgtcaGGCACACATTAGCTTCTTTTAATAAACTGTAACATGTTGCCGTGGCTTTTTCATATGGGATCATTTTACAAATCAGTTGTAAAAGTCACTTGAGTGCATGTCCTTGTTAAATATGTTATCATGACATGTTATGTATAAGTCAATATTATTAGTACAATATTCAGTGCTTGTTTGAATAATGGATAAGTTGTGTTTCTATTgttgttaaaatacatttttattgttatagCTTACAACAAGTAAGTGTTGCATGGGTAAAGGCTTTAAGAAAATTCAGCAGAGGTCAAAAGTTTTTCGACTTTGTGACATACAGTAAAGGATGTAGCATTAGTCAGTAATGAGTCGTGCAGAAACGGTATGATGGATCTCCTGCAGTGATGCTGGAGGTATGTTCAAATAAACCCTTGTTCAATTTTTCCTGCCTCAGGTGTGAGTACATTGGGTTTTTGCAATAAGGTTGACTTTAATGTATTAGAACACAAGTCAAAGTAAGACACTCTGCAGACTAAGTGGCCTATGGGAGCTTGGATCATAGTAAACGACCACTACATCAattaaaacatctttatttccGATCAAGGTGGACATTTGCTCAAACAGTTGTTGctagaagggggggggggggggtgcattgCATTGACGAGATTAACAGTGTAGTTAAGAAcctctctgttttctcctccagtCTGTGGAGAACTGTGTATGCATTCTCCACAACTTGTCCTACCAACTGGAGAAGGAGTCCCCAGCGTCCTTTGGCAAGTACGGCTCTCCAATCGAGAAACAGTTCGAGAATAAGAAAAATACCCCGATTGGATGCTTCAGCCCCAGGAGCAGCAAGGTTCAAAAGGAGGTGAGCATCAACCAGCGCGCACACCTCCATCCATGTCTGCAATATCAACCCCATTTACAGTCTCctgccttcctctctccccagTTTTTGTTTGATGTGGATAAGGCGATGCCAGAGGACAGCACCGCTTCAGGCGAAAAGTGGCTGTGCCATCCGAAAGCCATGAAAACCTACCTGTCCCTGCTGGGCTCGTCCCAGAAAGACGCCACCCTGGAGGCCTGCTGCGGTACCCTGCGGAACCTAACAGCCGGCGATGGGGGGGTGAGGGCAAAGAAAACAACTATGAGGCCTAACCTCTTTCGCTAACAGACAATCAGGATCATCTCATATTGATttaggagaggaggaaagccACTGGGGTGGAGAGGTGGTGGGATGAATGACACAACAGCACAATAACAACTGAGAACAGAAGGAGCTTTGTATGCCTGGATTGGTGAACGAAAGATCTTTGAAAACGGAAAATATAGGATAAATATCTACTGCTAGAGTTATTAACAAGATTACAACTaatgttttcctcctcctgtccgtcTCTGATCTGCTGTTGTTGCAGGGCTCCATGGCCGTGAGCAGGATCCTGGTTCAGAAGTTGGGCGCTCTGCCGCACATTTCTCCTCTGTTGAAGTCGTCTAACGGGGCCCTGCAGAAAGCCGCCATTTCCCTGCTGAGTAACATGTGTCGAACCCCTGGTGTGCAGCCCACCATGGGTAAGAAGATGCACGAGTGGTTGATAATACCAGTTGCATCCTCACAAAGTGTAGTTGTGGTCTGTATGAATCCGATCTTACTGTTTCCCATTTCTTCTCTGCAGCAAAGCAGATTCTGCCGGATCTCACGAGCCTCCTTTCCTCCGGCCCCCGTGAAATGGGAAACAAGGATGACACCATATCAGCAGCCTGCAGCATAGCTCGGGCTCTGATGTTGGCAGAACCTGAGGTCGGCAAGAAGGTCCTTAATGAAGTACTGGTGACATCACTGGCTGACCTCAGTGAGAATCGGTGAGTTTTTATCTATTCAACTCTGTATGGGAGATTAAGCTTTAATAGCTGTGACAAGCTGGGACGCATTTCACCGACTCATGTAAGCCGTATTGAACTATCTCTCTAACTGCAAGGGGATGTATGAATAAAGTGGTTTTGCCTCTCATAAGTTGTATCTGCGTATATTGTGAGATCTGCAAGTTGAGTCcagctcttttcttttcaaccACTCAAAGTGGTCAGGGTTTAGTATCTTGCCCCAAGGGTACTTTGACACACAGACTACTGGAGTCagggatcaaaccgccgaccttccATTTAGTGGACAACCCGCGCGACCTGCTCAGCcacagacactttttttttgtctggaaTTTATTTGTTGTGCTCACACCGCTGACAAACATAGATATGATTAACCAGGTGACGTACTGTGGCTGGAGTCCtctacagcagctgcaggttaaCTTCTGACCCGTATGTGCAGTATACACGGTCATATGCAATCCATTTACCGTACATATTCTGacacataatatatttatttacactgtCAATACCAGTTTAATTACATCtatattttttctatatatttgttctatatttctatttctttctaTGCCTTCACCCAAGTACTGCATGCTACTTATTTAatgtctttctgctgc encodes:
- the LOC133005617 gene encoding plakophilin-1 — protein: MTAVEPLRSAMTVGGVEDTSLALPSDKHLRTGQQRVLQQVHTIKRGKSKTWKNGHASAAPAGLFEQSVTSDSEFGTFKFTPSKANGTFSHSTSSMSAGNNKAMIFQKSRSMPSRATRGRYQSTSGGWEQQMKGANWPPAPSELKASRSDPALVPQFSAAPSMRAKGQALQSQHSLYTSTNRHSTYSMTNGNAMPNSQTRIVQQPSAHSYTEGRMGTMKTTKMNLQQSAVDSGINVSELTLKQAVEYLSHPDESFKQCGATFIQHTTFKEERAKEEVLELGGIPPLVMLLENPSPGVGQAAAGALRNLVFKDENNKLEVQHCGGIGKALQLLKKTDSTETQKQITGLLWNLSSTNALKTELRQTALPALTENVVVPFTCWSDNSANNNIHPDVFCSATGCLRNLSCSEHKVDRQEMRECSGLIDSLMSYIQSCVAEENPDDKSVENCVCILHNLSYQLEKESPASFGKYGSPIEKQFENKKNTPIGCFSPRSSKVQKEFLFDVDKAMPEDSTASGEKWLCHPKAMKTYLSLLGSSQKDATLEACCGTLRNLTAGDGGGSMAVSRILVQKLGALPHISPLLKSSNGALQKAAISLLSNMCRTPGVQPTMAKQILPDLTSLLSSGPREMGNKDDTISAACSIARALMLAEPEVGKKVLNEVLVTSLADLSENRSFPKGSTAASLLLYSLWNEKGSQGAAKKMGLAKSLFVNDNTTQAHRSAQIID